From a single Hevea brasiliensis isolate MT/VB/25A 57/8 unplaced genomic scaffold, ASM3005281v1 Scaf1, whole genome shotgun sequence genomic region:
- the LOC131176364 gene encoding uncharacterized protein LOC131176364, with protein MRFWMRNMLRDQRFDWRVRKMKVVLKITNVFTKPIVENPEEGEESPEEPSVDVIQLDSLSEALISPIAKGQELDNWATEDIPVLNLEKNNTARWDQVCQEAFEKIKQYLSNLPILIPPVAGRLLILYMAVQLNSMGCVLGQHDDTGRKERTIYYLSKKFNDCELRYSSLEKTCCALAWMANRLKHYMLNHKTWLISRMNPIKYVFERPFMLGRTAKWQVILSQYDIVYITRNAVKGSVIADLLAENPIQDYEALDFEFPDEHVNEVSSEDKESTDVWEMYFDGAVNLSSNGIRAVLNMKPV; from the exons ATGaggttctggatgaggaacatgctccgggatcaaaggtttgacTGGAGAGTCAGGAAAATGAAAGTTGTCCTGAAAATCACAAATGTTTTCACCAAACCGATCGTTGAGAATCCAGAGGAAGGTGAAGAATCTCCTGAAGAACCATCCGTCGATGTCATACAACTAGACTCCCTATCTGAAGCACTGATCTCACCGATTGCtaaggggcaagaactggacaattgGGCAACAGAAGACATTCCtgtgctcaatctcga GAAGAATAACACTGCTCGATGGGatcaagtttgtcaagaggcttttgaaaagattaagCAATACCTGTCAAATCTGCCAATATTAATTCCTCCAGTGGCGGGAAGGCTGTTGATTCTGTACATGGCAGTTCAGCTGAATTCAATGGGTTGTGTTCTGGGGCAGCATGATGACACAGGGCGAAAGGAAAGAACCATTTACTATTTGAGTAAGAAATTCAACGATTGTGAGTTGAGGTACTCATCCctggagaaaacttgctgcgcattGGCCTGGATGGCAAATcgactcaaacactacatgttgaatcataaaacgtgGCTCATCTCCCGAATGaatcccatcaagtatgtatttgaaaggccGTTCATGCTAGGAAGGACAgcgaaatggcaggtcatactctctcaatatgacatcgTCTATATAACCAGGAATGCAGTAAAAGGAAGCGTGATTGCTGATCTCCTGGCAGAAAACccaatccaagattatgaagccttggattttgaattccccgaTGAGCATGTCAATGAGGTTAGCAGCGAGGACAAAGAATcgactgatgtatgggaaatgtatttcgacggagcagtCAATTTGTCTAGTAATGGGAttagagctgtattg Aatatgaagcctgtgtga